The Methanothrix soehngenii GP6 genome has a window encoding:
- a CDS encoding pyridoxal phosphate-dependent aminotransferase, producing the protein MNLQKHVSLNINVRGLGESPTLAINERVKLLQGQGKKIYNFGLGQSPFPVPAPVVEALRLHAHEKDYLPVKGLSALKEAVAGFHRQKDLVEANSDCVLVGPGSKELMFLLQLVFYGEIIVPTPCWVSYVPQAQILGKKISLLHTSFEDKWHISADRLRQHLEGEQDLYRPRILVLNYPGNPDGLTYTADELKEIARVAREYEIILLSDEIYGQLHHKGGHVSVARYYPEGTIISSGLSKWCGAGGWRLGTFTFPQSLDWLMESMAAVASETYTSVSAPIQYAGVQAFRGSMAIERYLWNARRILSVLGQRCYRNLADAGVRVHAPEGAFYMFPDFSPFSRRLAKKNVLNSTMLCERLLQEKGVAMLPGRAFERPHEELTARISYINFVGNRSLAAGETIPPHQELPADFIQAHCEDTLAGIEAIVDWLEE; encoded by the coding sequence ATGAACCTGCAAAAGCACGTCAGCCTGAATATCAACGTTCGCGGCCTGGGCGAATCACCGACCCTCGCTATCAATGAGAGGGTAAAGCTATTGCAGGGACAGGGGAAAAAGATCTACAACTTCGGACTGGGTCAATCCCCTTTCCCTGTGCCGGCGCCGGTGGTCGAGGCTCTGCGGCTGCATGCTCATGAAAAAGATTATCTGCCCGTCAAAGGCCTTTCTGCCCTCAAAGAAGCTGTGGCTGGATTCCACAGACAAAAAGATCTGGTGGAGGCTAACTCTGATTGCGTCCTTGTGGGCCCTGGCTCAAAGGAGCTCATGTTCTTGCTGCAGCTGGTATTCTATGGTGAGATCATCGTGCCCACACCCTGCTGGGTCTCCTATGTCCCTCAGGCTCAGATCTTGGGAAAAAAGATAAGCCTGCTTCATACCTCTTTTGAGGATAAATGGCACATAAGTGCTGATCGCCTCCGCCAGCATCTGGAAGGGGAGCAGGATCTATACCGTCCAAGGATATTGGTTCTAAACTATCCTGGAAATCCTGATGGCCTCACCTATACCGCAGATGAGCTCAAAGAGATCGCCAGGGTTGCCCGGGAGTATGAGATCATCCTCCTCTCTGACGAGATCTATGGGCAGCTTCATCACAAGGGCGGTCATGTCTCAGTTGCCCGCTACTATCCAGAGGGGACCATAATCAGCTCCGGCCTGTCCAAGTGGTGCGGTGCTGGTGGCTGGAGGTTGGGAACATTCACCTTTCCTCAGAGCCTGGACTGGCTGATGGAGTCGATGGCAGCTGTAGCCAGCGAGACGTACACCTCGGTGAGCGCACCCATCCAGTATGCCGGTGTGCAGGCATTCCGGGGATCAATGGCCATCGAGCGCTACCTCTGGAACGCCCGCCGTATCCTTTCCGTCCTGGGACAAAGGTGCTACCGAAATTTGGCAGATGCTGGGGTCAGGGTCCATGCGCCCGAGGGTGCATTCTACATGTTCCCGGATTTCTCTCCCTTCTCCAGAAGGCTCGCTAAGAAGAATGTGCTGAACAGCACCATGCTCTGCGAGAGGCTGCTGCAGGAAAAAGGCGTTGCTATGCTGCCGGGAAGAGCGTTCGAGAGGCCCCATGAGGAGCTCACTGCCCGGATATCCTACATCAATTTTGTCGGCAACAGATCCCTGGCAGCGGGAGAGACCATTCCCCCTCACCAGGAGCTTCCAGCTGATTTCATCCAGGCTCACTGCGAAGATACCCTTGCAGGCATAGAGGCGATCGTCGACTGGCTGGAAGAGTAG